The DNA window CAACTTTGTTAGATGAAAAAACTTAAGGGTGAAAAAGTTATTtcagttattttaaattttcaggaaaaaaaaaaagccaacgtCAAATCACCAAGATCACAACTTAGAAAACATGATTTGGCTAAAATCGCACTAAGTTAGATGCAATACAAGCTAAATTCATTTAAGTCACTTTCTTTAAGTGTGATCAAGttggaattattttttttagcatAATTTTATAAGATCGCAATTTAGCTAGTGTCATTCTAATGGTCGGATAACATCTTTTAGAGGGGGTTATTCAATCTGAATCATACCAAGCCAAGtgcaataaaaatatagtttactCTATTAATCGATTGtatttaaataatcatatttatacCAAGTTAATGcacaaaatgaaattattagtttttaaaattttgaaagaaaaatgagataaatttatatattttttaatattattattaaaatgataattttttttaactataactaaaaattttaacacaatttaaGCATATAGgtcaaactttcattttttttaaaaaaattgataggtaTAAGTTTAAAATTGCATTAAATCTTTGGTGGTagcaagtcttttggccttattagaaatatatagtACGACACCGGACTAAAAGAATGGAGCACTAACAAATATTACGATCTCATCAATCTTCCAAAGAAAGTATCAAAAGTAAAtcttttagaaggaaagtggaaGCTGGCTCCTTTAACCTTAATATTATTCCAAGTCTGACGAATCTTCACTATAATAAGGCCTTTGAGGTAGAAGCACGTTTGCCTCACCCTTACGGATCAAGCACCTGCTCCTACAATcaaccaaaattaacaaaatcaaaataaataaataaatttaaaatcaacaaattcaaactcgAGAAGAATATTTTTGATTCTAGAAAGCATTCCAGAGCGGTTGATCaagtttttgttaatatttttgtgtAATTGGATCTATTTGCTTTTTTGAGACAAATAGAGTCACACATTTGcttgtaaaataattatgaataatattatacatatccaCTTTACATATACACTtatgtatatcatcatgtgattagatattactttataaGTGAGCAATTATGAGACACTCAATGGTAATCAGTATACTACTGTACAAGCAttgatgtttatataaattagctaaattttcagaaatttcGTTACAAACATGAAATTAAGGTGGTCAAAAGCAAGAGATGCTACCTGCTTGTTTAATTAAAGAAGGTTATACTCTTAAAATTGCACAATACAGCAatgagataaatagtatttgaTTGCAAGTCAGATGCTAAGTAGAGTAAGGGCACATGAAACACCAAGCCagattaataaattcaaatgggTACCTGGCTATGCGAAATTTGCTTCTTCTTGAAAGCAAACACGACAACAACAAGGGCAAATACTAGCGGGAAAAGGGATGGGCTGTAACTGTTCTTCACTTTTGCAACAGCTAAAATATATTGACTGAATGAAATAACTAATTGGACCACAGAGAAGGCAACCTCCACCCACGCAAGTTCCCTCTCAGCTCTTTGTTTATACGCTGCAGTGTTTCTTTTCCTGATAAAAGCATATATGGTTATAATAAAACCAAAGGCTGACAAGACAAATGcagcaagaagaaaattcttGTTGCTTTTTCCATATTCATCCAACACCACTGATATTGCCTCCATGACAAGGAAAAACACAGAAAGAAACCTCCAACCCTGTGATTCATATTTAGACCACAAATCATGTGATTCGGATTCAAACCACCAACCCTGTGATTCAGATTCAGACCACCTCAAACCCTGTAATTCAGATTCAGACCACCTCAAACCCTCTAAATCATCTGCTTCGACTATAAAATCGGCAGAAAGCCCGACCACAGCAGGCATTTTAACTTCCTCTACCTGCGATTCAGATTAGGAGATTAAGGTTACATATAACATATacagcaataaaactatatataattaagagcaTCTTATTTTCTCAATTCGTTAATCAATGAAATTACTAAATTTCTCATAATTAACCAGCTGCTTCCTTCAGTAATATCTCAATCATCAAACACTCCAATATCTAAGAAAGAGTAAgatgaatatgataaaaattgaatgcATTTCAATTGCCTGGGATTGAAAGGGCTAGTTAAAAACCAAAAGACAGAGTGAACTTTCATTCACCATTACTACAAGACGGGGCTGGCCAGAGAAtatatgacaattaatattcattttagagAAGTtgtaccatatatatatattttctatcttCTGACAGTATTGGAAGAAATTCATTTTAGAGAAGTTGTGCTATATTTTCCCACTTTCGCCAAACATCATTAACCAAGCAAGAACCTTCAAATTGACTTGAAAGTTAATTAAGCACGATATGGGCAACAGTTGTTTAGCCTATATGAGTACTGTGTATGATCCGTATTAAGCAGATATCATTTGACccaataaatgataattttcttaacattttatatgttattagacacgtcaattggacCGGGCTAAATGGAGGTCCGgcccgaagcacgaaaaaaGGCCCGGGCACGATAAAACCCGGTCCGGCACTGTAGAGTGTCGGGCCGGGCCTAGGGGTTTAATATTAGGCCCATGGgctggcccggcccggcccaatactgtttatatatatatatatatatatattatatatatatattatatatatatatatatatatatatatatatatatatttttttttttttcttagacAATAGAAGCAAATCTTGGCTTCTGCTGCCTTGCCGCCTTGGTCTACTTCTGCCTTGGCAGAAGCAGATTTATGCTTCTGCCAGACAGGAGCCtctacaaaatttttttttaaaatttttttttaaataaatctattttatttccttttattttcacttttatttataaatcttttaatcactcaatttcaattattgcattatattttcaatttcattaactctctttcaaaaaatatctaaattcgtaaataataattatttatttttgaagaattcagagatttaaatataaaagatgaatagataaatattatatagtagatatattttatttatgttttgtaatttatacctatataaattaatttatttatactatgttatcaatttataatatttttcatcatataactacggtattcctccgtcacaagtgagaggttataaataaaatattcgggatactgttatcggttttaataattgaaaaaaatttatgttaaaaaatgttaattaaaaattaaaaaaaaaatggttaaatgggccgggccggcccGATTAAAGCCCAACCCGGCCCGACCCGATTAAAGCCCAACCCGGCCCGACCCGATTAAGGCCCGTTATTATATGGGtcgggccttgggcctttatattttaatgggtCGGCTCGGTCCAAAGGCCCGTTACTGTTTAGACCTTAGGCCCGGAACTGCCCATTAGCCCGATGGGCCGAATCGGAGCCAGCCCGGCTCATTGACATCTCTATATGTTATATCAACCTGTTCATATTCAGGAGATATATCTGGCAATTTCTCCAAAATATCTTCAACGATATCCTCTACAAGTCCGTCGTCGGGCctatcaataaaacaaaaggAAACAGAAGTGACTAATAAGTAGATCACAAAGAGACATAGACAACATAATTCTTATTCCAATAGGCGGGAAAACATTTcctaataaattctattttcaACGTTATTGaccaaaagtaattaaaaaattatatttcatatctTAACAATGCCAGTAAACAGCTTCAAGTATTCCTTACCTCAATGATAAAGTAGAACCAATAgtctttcaatttaataaatttaactctaaaatattGATCTGCAGTGGAACTTGTTCataaaatcttcaaaaactgaatgaaatatatatatatatatatattatatatattatattatatatattatatatatatatatatattttatatttgcatcttgacaaaaacaaaataagcaTAAAGTGAAAGCATAATGTAAGAAGAGAAGTTTCACCTAATAGCATCTGCAGAAAAGCCAGAAATATTTGCTGCTTCTTTCAAAGCATCTCTCCATCTTGTTAATCTTTCTGGGTTCTCCTTATAACGTTCTTCAACCCGACTAAATCCATGCCCAAAGCTCCCAGTCTGATTCTTTACATCAACTGGATCTACGTGATAGTATACTGGTATTACTACCTGGCCGTATAAGCGTCGGCATCCAAGAATCTTTTCAAGCTCTTCAAGAAACGATTTAGAAGAAGCGTAGTTTTCCGAGAAAACGACAACTGATATCTTTGATTTTTCAATAGCATGCAAAGTTTCTTCTCCACGAACAAGTTTATCATCGATGAAAATCTTAATCTTATCGTCAAGCAAAGCTTCATTGAGGCGATCGATAAAATGGCGGACATCTTCATCCCTAAAACTAAGGTAAACATCATGCTCAAATCGAGtagttaaagaagaagaagcagccATCAAGTTCGATGGTGAGAGATTCTACAGATAATCGACTGACAcaatttggaagaagaggaagggGAAGCCGAGAGAGAAGTAGACTTTAGCTTCGGCCCTTcgggataaaataatataaaacctgTTGTAAGTAAGGAATAATTGAGAGAAATaagtgaaagagagaaagagtaatttttatgtataaatctGGATGCTTAATTTACAGAGTGAGCGGGGCtatttataagcattttggtcGCTCCTCAAGTAAAGAAAAATGGGTAATTTGCAAGGCATTTAATGTGTTTACATTAACTTTTTAGCCAAAGTCTTTTCATGTGGCCTCACATATAACAAAACCAGGTTTCCTTGCATTTTCTGGCctgccaaagaactatttcccacctaaggttagGTGAAAAGACAAACACACGCACATGAGTTCTTGAAAATTGATCTTTTTGAAAGACGCCTCCAACCCTGTGATTCAGATTCAGAGTCAGAGATTAAGGTTACATATAACATATACAGCTATAAAACGATATATAATTAAGAGCTTCCTTCAGTAATTGGTATATCTCAATCATCAAACACTCCAATATCTAAGAAAGAGtaagataaatatgataaaaattgaatgtACTTCAATTGACCGGGATTGAAAGGGCTAGTTAAAAAccaaaagacaaagaaaataatataaaatgaaaataagtaaACTTTCATTCACCATTACCACAAGACGGGGGCCTGGCAGAGaatatgacaattaatattcattttagagAAGTTGTGCCATATATATTTTCTGTCTTCTTCTGATACTATTGGAAGAAATTCATTTTATAGAAGTTGTGCTATATTTTCCCACTTTCGCCAAGCATCATTAACCAAGTAAGAATGAAATACCCAAAACAAATGTTCATGGGGGTAAAAGTTGCTTATTAGGAAGGTCTAACCCAAAATAGCAATTTGTGAAGAATTATGGGGTTTTGTAAATGTATAAGTGTAAGTATAGGG is part of the Mangifera indica cultivar Alphonso unplaced genomic scaffold, CATAS_Mindica_2.1 Un_0133, whole genome shotgun sequence genome and encodes:
- the LOC123208065 gene encoding disease resistance protein RPS6-like; its protein translation is MAASSSLTTRFEHDVYLSFRDEDVRHFIDRLNEALLDDKIKIFIDDKLVRGEETLHAIEKSKISVVVFSENYASSKSFLEELEKILGCRRLYGQVVIPVYYHVDPVDVKNQTGSFGHGFSRVEERYKENPERLTRWRDALKEAANISGFSADAIRPDDGLVEDIVEDILEKLPDISPEYEQVEEVKMPAVVGLSADFIVEADDLEGLRWSESELQGLRWSESESQGWWFESESHDLWSKYESQGWRFLSVFFLVMEAISVVLDEYGKSNKNFLLAAFVLSAFGFIITIYAFIRKRNTAAYKQRAERELAWVEVAFSVVQLVISFSQYILAVAKVKNSYSPSLFPLVFALVVVVFAFKKKQISHSQEQVLDP